From a single Streptomyces sp. 1331.2 genomic region:
- a CDS encoding MerR family transcriptional regulator, with protein MDKVRAAADDRKREYRVEELAEAAGITTRTLRFYRERKLLQPPRKEGRIAWYSEEHLARLRMIGELLDRGHTLGGIAELIGAGESGRDVAELIGLEAAIVAPWSDETPVRLDWEELKTAFGDQLTEENTAESIAQGYITVEEGGITHVSRRLMDATTELVAEGVPLSAVLDASRRTREHVDAIAEIFIDVVSEHLLSALAADTPLPPGEAARLTERIMRVRPLARTVADAQFALAMDRRVHAEYDQLLRQRRENGSEAQPEDDSSEA; from the coding sequence GTGGACAAGGTCAGAGCTGCTGCGGACGACAGAAAACGCGAGTACCGGGTGGAGGAACTGGCCGAAGCGGCCGGCATCACCACCCGCACCCTGCGCTTCTACCGCGAGCGCAAACTGCTCCAACCGCCCCGCAAGGAGGGCCGGATCGCCTGGTACAGCGAGGAGCACCTGGCCCGGCTGCGGATGATCGGCGAGCTGCTGGACCGCGGCCACACCCTGGGCGGCATCGCCGAGCTGATCGGCGCCGGCGAGAGCGGGCGGGACGTCGCCGAGCTGATCGGGCTGGAGGCGGCGATCGTCGCACCCTGGTCGGACGAGACCCCGGTGCGGCTGGACTGGGAGGAACTGAAGACCGCCTTCGGGGACCAGCTCACCGAGGAGAACACCGCCGAGTCGATCGCCCAGGGCTACATCACCGTCGAGGAGGGCGGCATCACCCACGTCAGCCGCCGGCTGATGGACGCCACCACCGAGCTGGTGGCGGAAGGCGTTCCGCTGTCGGCGGTGCTGGACGCCAGCCGGCGCACCCGGGAACACGTGGACGCCATCGCCGAGATCTTCATCGACGTGGTCAGCGAGCACCTGCTCAGCGCCCTGGCCGCCGACACCCCGCTGCCGCCCGGCGAGGCGGCCCGGCTCACCGAACGCATCATGCGGGTACGGCCGCTGGCCAGGACCGTCGCCGACGCCCAGTTCGCCCTCGCGATGGACCGTCGGGTGCACGCCGAGTACGACCAACTGCTGCGCCAGCGACGGGAGAACGGCTCGGAGGCACAGCCGGAGGACGACAGCTCCGAGGCGTAG
- a CDS encoding SDR family oxidoreductase — protein MKAVPPLSAQVVVVTGAARGVGASLARKLARRGAEVALLGLEPEELKAVAAQCGPTATSWEVDVTDLDALEDTARRIKEHYGRIDTVVANAGIAIGGPLADSDHRAFSRVIEVNLLGSVATARAFLPALTESRGYLLQIASLAALTPAPLMSAYCASKSGVEAFAHSIRAEVAYQGVKVGVGYLSWTDTDMVRGADEDAVLKQMRARLPWPANKTYPLEPAVDRIVAGIARRSAHVYAQAWLRGMQPARWLLPSLIAVVGSRDVARLAPQLAATAASRLRAIGAGGAADTATRGSRNGSGG, from the coding sequence ATGAAGGCCGTACCGCCGTTGTCCGCGCAGGTCGTCGTCGTCACCGGAGCCGCCCGCGGGGTCGGTGCGTCGTTGGCCCGCAAGCTCGCCCGGCGCGGGGCCGAGGTCGCGCTGCTGGGGCTGGAGCCGGAGGAGCTGAAGGCCGTCGCCGCCCAGTGCGGCCCGACCGCGACCAGCTGGGAGGTGGACGTCACCGACCTCGACGCGCTGGAGGACACCGCCCGCCGGATCAAGGAGCACTACGGGCGGATCGACACCGTGGTCGCCAACGCCGGCATCGCCATCGGCGGACCGCTGGCGGACAGCGACCACCGGGCCTTCAGCCGGGTCATCGAGGTCAACCTGCTCGGCAGCGTCGCCACCGCGCGGGCCTTCCTCCCGGCGCTCACCGAGAGCCGGGGCTACCTGCTGCAGATCGCCTCGCTCGCCGCGCTGACGCCCGCGCCGCTGATGAGCGCGTACTGCGCCAGCAAGTCCGGGGTGGAGGCCTTCGCCCACTCGATCCGCGCCGAGGTCGCCTACCAGGGCGTCAAGGTCGGTGTCGGGTACCTGAGTTGGACCGACACCGACATGGTGCGCGGCGCCGACGAGGACGCCGTGCTGAAGCAGATGCGCGCCCGGCTGCCGTGGCCGGCGAACAAGACGTACCCGCTGGAACCCGCGGTGGACCGGATCGTCGCCGGGATCGCCCGCCGGTCGGCTCATGTGTACGCCCAGGCCTGGCTGCGCGGCATGCAACCGGCCCGCTGGCTGCTGCCGAGCCTGATCGCCGTGGTCGGCTCCCGCGACGTCGCCCGGCTCGCGCCCCAGCTCGCCGCCACCGCCGCGAGCCGCCTCCGCGCGATCGGCGCCGGGGGAGCCGCGGACACCGCGACCCGGGGGAGCCGCAACGGCTCGGGCGGCTGA
- a CDS encoding alpha/beta fold hydrolase — protein sequence MSAVQLPAEYEPPTPVEELSARSADGSRLHVEVHGRPGAPTVVLAHGWTCSTAFWAPVIRELADRYRVVAYDQRGHGHSEIPPSRARYSTRALAEDLSAVLARTVPAGERAVLAGHSMGGMTIMAAGSRPEVAERTAAAVLISTGPGELVAELTVLPPTVRSPKLRRFLHRQLLRSRLPLGPVSPVSRAALKYATMGPSSPAGQVEATARIVHACPTAVRANWAAVLDRLDVHAGLGRLAAPTSVVVGTDDRLTPPVHAHRIVAELKDPQGLLLLPGVGHMSPLERPAEVAGEIHRMAAEHLVGAPAVTVAVPVVPAPAVPAPAVPAPTVPAPASADSADPTDERTAVA from the coding sequence ATGAGTGCCGTCCAGCTGCCCGCCGAGTACGAACCACCCACGCCCGTGGAGGAGTTGAGCGCCCGGTCGGCGGACGGCAGCCGGCTGCACGTCGAGGTGCACGGCCGACCCGGCGCGCCGACCGTGGTGCTGGCGCACGGCTGGACCTGCTCGACCGCCTTCTGGGCCCCGGTGATCCGCGAACTCGCCGACCGATACCGGGTGGTGGCGTACGACCAGCGCGGGCACGGGCACAGCGAGATCCCGCCGAGCCGGGCCCGCTACTCGACCCGGGCGCTCGCCGAGGACCTGTCCGCGGTTCTCGCCCGGACCGTTCCGGCGGGGGAGCGAGCCGTACTCGCGGGGCACAGCATGGGCGGGATGACCATCATGGCCGCCGGCAGCCGCCCCGAGGTGGCCGAGCGCACCGCCGCCGCCGTCCTGATCTCCACCGGGCCGGGCGAGTTGGTGGCCGAGCTCACCGTCCTGCCGCCGACCGTGCGCTCCCCGAAGCTGCGCCGCTTCCTGCACCGGCAGCTGCTGCGCTCCCGGCTGCCGCTCGGACCGGTCTCGCCGGTCAGCCGGGCCGCACTCAAGTACGCCACCATGGGGCCGAGTTCGCCCGCCGGCCAGGTCGAGGCGACCGCCCGCATCGTGCACGCCTGCCCGACCGCCGTCCGAGCCAACTGGGCCGCGGTGCTCGACCGGCTGGACGTCCATGCCGGACTCGGCCGGCTCGCCGCGCCCACCTCGGTCGTGGTCGGCACCGACGACCGGCTGACCCCGCCGGTGCACGCGCACCGGATCGTCGCCGAACTCAAGGACCCGCAGGGTCTGTTGCTGCTGCCAGGGGTCGGGCACATGTCGCCGCTGGAGCGGCCGGCGGAGGTGGCCGGCGAGATCCACCGGATGGCCGCCGAGCACCTGGTCGGTGCGCCCGCCGTGACCGTGGCAGTCCCCGTCGTTCCCGCTCCCGCCGTTCCCGCTCCCGCCGTTCCCGCTCCCACCGTTCCCGCTCCTGCGTCCGCCGATTCCGCTGACCCCACCGATGAGAGGACTGCCGTCGCATGA
- a CDS encoding flavin-containing monooxygenase: MASSSKRPRSGVSGTSGASADTGSSPEAREPEESVPHVRVAVIGSGFGGLGAAVRLRRAGITDFVVLERADSVGGTWRDNSYPGCACDVPSHLYSFSFAPNPDWPRSFSGQPDIRAYLEEVATVFGIRPHLRFNTEVLEARWESEATRWRITTSAGQWTADAVVAAAGPLADPQIPELPGLSAFPGKVFHSSRWDHEFDLAGKRVAMVGTGASAAQIIPSIQPEVGKLTVFQRTPAWVLPRRDREISPLEKWLHGRLPVTAKIRRGTLFALRELQVDAFVRRPGLLRVVQQLAERHIAQSVQDPALRAKLTPDYRIGCKRILLSNTYYPALAAANTEVVSSGLRELRGSTLVAADGSEHEVDAIVFGTGFHVTDMPIGARVFGADGTTLAEEWKGGMEALRGSTVRGFPNLFFVIGPNTGLGNSSMILMIESQLNYLIDALTTLASVGATAMQPTARAQRQWNLELQHRMDRTVWTTGGCRSWYLDPSGKNTVLWPGSTTAFRRATRKVDLAEYELIMRTSPTAAPTTARTVQEVTA; encoded by the coding sequence ATGGCATCCAGCAGCAAGCGCCCCCGCTCCGGCGTGTCCGGCACGTCCGGCGCCTCCGCGGACACCGGCTCGTCCCCCGAAGCTCGGGAGCCGGAGGAGTCCGTGCCGCATGTCCGGGTCGCGGTGATCGGCTCCGGCTTCGGCGGACTCGGCGCCGCGGTCCGGCTGCGTCGCGCCGGCATCACCGACTTCGTGGTCCTGGAGCGGGCGGACTCCGTCGGTGGCACCTGGCGCGACAACAGCTACCCCGGCTGCGCCTGCGACGTGCCCTCGCACCTCTACTCCTTCTCCTTCGCGCCCAACCCGGACTGGCCGCGCAGCTTCTCCGGCCAGCCGGACATCCGCGCCTACCTGGAGGAGGTCGCCACGGTCTTCGGCATTCGCCCCCACCTGCGATTCAACACCGAGGTGCTGGAGGCGCGTTGGGAGAGCGAGGCGACCCGCTGGCGGATCACCACCTCGGCCGGCCAGTGGACGGCCGACGCCGTCGTCGCCGCTGCCGGACCGCTCGCCGACCCGCAGATCCCCGAACTCCCGGGGCTGAGCGCCTTCCCCGGCAAGGTGTTCCACTCCTCCCGCTGGGACCACGAGTTCGACCTGGCCGGCAAGCGCGTCGCCATGGTCGGCACCGGAGCCTCCGCCGCCCAGATCATCCCGTCGATCCAACCCGAGGTCGGCAAGCTGACCGTCTTCCAGCGCACCCCGGCCTGGGTCCTGCCGCGCCGGGACCGCGAGATCAGCCCGCTGGAGAAGTGGCTGCACGGCCGGCTGCCGGTCACTGCGAAGATCCGCCGCGGCACCCTCTTCGCGCTCCGCGAGCTCCAGGTGGACGCCTTCGTCCGGCGCCCCGGACTGCTGCGCGTCGTCCAGCAACTCGCCGAACGCCACATCGCCCAGAGTGTCCAGGACCCGGCGCTGCGCGCCAAGCTCACCCCGGACTACCGGATCGGTTGCAAGCGCATCCTGCTCAGCAACACCTACTACCCGGCGCTCGCCGCGGCCAACACCGAGGTCGTCTCCTCCGGTCTGCGCGAACTGCGCGGCTCCACACTGGTCGCGGCCGACGGCAGCGAGCACGAGGTGGACGCCATCGTCTTCGGCACCGGCTTCCACGTCACCGACATGCCCATCGGCGCCCGGGTGTTCGGCGCGGACGGCACCACGCTGGCCGAGGAGTGGAAGGGCGGAATGGAGGCGCTGCGCGGCTCGACCGTACGCGGCTTCCCGAACCTGTTCTTCGTCATCGGCCCCAACACCGGCCTCGGCAACAGCTCGATGATCCTCATGATCGAGTCCCAACTGAACTACCTGATCGACGCGTTGACCACGCTCGCCTCGGTCGGCGCCACCGCCATGCAGCCGACCGCGCGCGCCCAGCGGCAGTGGAACCTCGAACTGCAGCACCGGATGGACCGCACCGTCTGGACCACCGGCGGCTGCCGCAGCTGGTACCTCGACCCGAGCGGCAAGAACACCGTGCTCTGGCCCGGCTCCACCACCGCGTTCCGCCGCGCCACTCGCAAGGTGGACCTCGCCGAGTACGAGCTGATCATGCGCACGTCCCCGACCGCTGCCCCGACCACCGCCCGGACCGTCCAGGAGGTCACCGCATGA
- a CDS encoding aminotransferase-like domain-containing protein, producing MDDYRLIADRIAADIADGRLRPGQQLPTQRAFARSHGIAGSTAGRVYRELARRGLTVGEVGRGTFVRAGRGADGGRVALAEPGAAPVDLELNYPAVPGQAELLAGGLTPLLRADALGDALRPVGAAGTGAARRAFAGLPSTGSWEVDPADLLFAGNGRQAIVGALSALVPPGNRLGVEALTYPVVKAAAERLGIGLVPLAMDEHGLVPGAVTSAHRATPLRAVYVQPRLQNPLGGSLPPERAAALAEELRRLDLPAVEDAIWSFLRPGLAPLAALAPERTVLVDSLSKRLAPGLTTGFAVVPGALRERVAGALRSGGWTPSGFALEAAVRWIGDGTLAAVEAAKRADAAARQLLAREVLTGQRLRADPYSYYLWWELPGDWRAETFVAAAARAGISITPATAFAVDPRSSPTAVRVGLASPPLPVLARALETLARIVEGGRGTDDS from the coding sequence ATGGACGACTACCGCCTGATTGCCGACAGGATCGCCGCCGACATCGCCGACGGGCGGCTGCGGCCAGGCCAACAACTGCCCACCCAGCGCGCGTTCGCCCGCAGCCACGGCATCGCCGGCTCGACGGCGGGACGCGTCTACCGGGAGCTGGCCCGGCGCGGACTGACCGTCGGGGAGGTCGGCCGCGGGACCTTCGTCCGGGCCGGGCGCGGGGCGGACGGCGGGCGGGTCGCGCTCGCCGAGCCGGGCGCCGCACCCGTGGACCTGGAGCTCAACTACCCCGCCGTCCCCGGGCAGGCCGAACTGCTCGCGGGCGGACTGACGCCGCTGCTGCGCGCGGACGCGCTCGGGGACGCGCTGCGGCCGGTCGGCGCGGCCGGGACGGGGGCGGCGCGGCGGGCGTTCGCCGGGCTGCCCTCGACCGGTTCCTGGGAGGTCGACCCCGCGGACCTGCTGTTCGCGGGCAACGGGCGGCAGGCCATCGTCGGGGCGCTCTCCGCCCTGGTGCCGCCGGGGAACCGGCTCGGAGTCGAGGCGCTCACCTACCCGGTGGTCAAGGCGGCGGCGGAACGGCTGGGCATCGGGCTGGTACCGCTGGCGATGGACGAGCACGGGCTGGTACCCGGGGCCGTCACGTCCGCCCACCGGGCGACGCCGCTGCGCGCCGTGTACGTGCAGCCCCGGCTGCAGAACCCGCTCGGTGGGAGCCTGCCGCCCGAGCGGGCGGCAGCGCTCGCGGAGGAGCTGCGGCGGCTCGACCTGCCGGCGGTCGAGGACGCCATCTGGTCCTTCCTGCGGCCCGGACTCGCGCCGCTGGCCGCGCTGGCACCGGAGCGGACGGTGCTCGTGGACAGTCTCTCCAAGCGGCTCGCCCCGGGCCTGACCACCGGGTTCGCGGTCGTCCCGGGCGCGCTGCGCGAGCGGGTGGCGGGCGCGCTGCGCTCGGGCGGGTGGACGCCGAGCGGATTCGCGCTGGAGGCGGCGGTGCGCTGGATCGGGGACGGCACGCTGGCCGCGGTGGAGGCGGCGAAGCGGGCCGACGCGGCGGCCCGGCAGCTGCTGGCGCGCGAGGTGCTGACAGGGCAGCGGCTGCGGGCGGACCCGTACTCGTACTACCTGTGGTGGGAGCTGCCGGGCGACTGGCGGGCGGAGACCTTCGTCGCGGCGGCGGCGCGCGCCGGGATCTCGATCACGCCCGCGACGGCGTTCGCCGTGGATCCGCGGAGCTCACCGACCGCCGTCCGGGTCGGACTCGCCTCGCCCCCGCTGCCGGTGCTGGCGCGGGCGCTGGAAACGCTGGCACGGATCGTGGAGGGGGGACGGGGAACGGACGACAGCTGA
- a CDS encoding M4 family metallopeptidase, which yields MKRKLAAVAVLSATALLTGVTQVSTAAQAAPIPSLQAQAAQQHATVLALADGQAGPLAKALGLGDKEQLVAKDAVVDQDGTRHLRFERTYAGLPVIGGDLIVHQKADGAVKSVSKAVSARIDLPSLTPKVPADQAAAQAAGAVKATVGVTVDADESPLTEVHQTGTAELVVWATDGAPRLAYRTTVEGVRADGTPSSQVLLTDAASGRVLSTHEKVQTAAGTGNGVFVGQVPLTTTQSGTRYQLKDASRGGQSTTDMKNGTSGSGSLFANTSNRFGDGTAANRESAAVDAQFGAATTWDFYKNSFGRNGIRNDGVGALSRVHYGSNYVNAFWSDDCFCMSYGDGSGNAAPLTEIDVAGHEMTHGVTAATANLNYSGESGGLNEATSDIMGTMVEWYANLPSNPPNYWIGELINLRGDGSPLRYMDQPSKDGQSADYWDANVGNLDVHYSSGVANHFFYLLAEGSDAKTINGFSYNSPTYDGSTLAGIGRDKAAQIWYKALTTYFTSTTDYAGARAATLSAAADLYGSDSAEYNAVAATWTAVNVN from the coding sequence CGCCCCCATCCCGTCGCTGCAGGCCCAGGCCGCCCAGCAGCACGCCACCGTGCTCGCCCTGGCCGACGGCCAGGCCGGCCCGCTCGCCAAGGCGCTCGGCCTCGGGGACAAGGAGCAACTCGTCGCCAAGGACGCCGTGGTGGACCAGGACGGCACCCGCCACCTGCGCTTCGAGCGCACCTACGCGGGCCTGCCGGTGATCGGCGGCGACCTGATCGTCCACCAGAAGGCCGACGGCGCGGTGAAGTCGGTCTCCAAGGCCGTCTCCGCGCGGATCGACCTGCCGAGCCTGACCCCGAAGGTCCCGGCCGACCAGGCCGCCGCGCAGGCCGCCGGCGCGGTCAAGGCCACCGTCGGCGTGACCGTCGACGCCGACGAGTCGCCGCTGACCGAGGTCCACCAGACCGGCACGGCCGAACTGGTGGTCTGGGCCACCGACGGCGCCCCGCGCCTGGCCTACCGCACCACCGTCGAAGGCGTGCGCGCCGACGGCACCCCGAGCAGCCAGGTCCTGCTCACCGACGCCGCGAGCGGCCGGGTGCTCTCCACCCACGAGAAGGTGCAGACCGCGGCCGGCACCGGCAACGGCGTCTTCGTCGGCCAGGTCCCGCTGACCACCACGCAGAGCGGCACGCGGTACCAGCTCAAGGACGCCTCCCGTGGCGGCCAGTCCACCACCGACATGAAGAACGGGACCTCCGGCAGCGGCTCGCTGTTCGCCAACACCAGCAACCGGTTCGGCGACGGCACCGCGGCCAACCGCGAATCCGCCGCCGTGGACGCCCAGTTCGGCGCCGCCACCACCTGGGACTTCTACAAGAACTCCTTCGGCCGCAACGGCATCCGCAACGACGGTGTCGGCGCCCTCAGCCGGGTCCACTACGGCTCCAACTACGTGAACGCGTTCTGGAGCGACGACTGCTTCTGCATGTCCTACGGCGACGGCAGCGGCAACGCCGCCCCGCTCACCGAAATCGACGTGGCCGGCCACGAGATGACCCACGGCGTCACCGCCGCCACCGCCAACCTGAACTACTCGGGCGAGTCCGGCGGCCTCAACGAGGCCACCTCGGACATCATGGGCACGATGGTCGAGTGGTACGCCAACCTGCCCTCCAACCCGCCGAACTACTGGATCGGCGAGCTGATCAACCTGCGCGGCGACGGCAGCCCGCTGCGCTACATGGACCAGCCCAGCAAGGACGGCCAGTCCGCCGACTACTGGGACGCCAACGTCGGCAACCTGGACGTCCACTACTCGTCCGGGGTGGCCAACCACTTCTTCTACCTGCTCGCCGAAGGCAGTGACGCGAAGACCATCAACGGGTTCAGCTACAACAGCCCGACGTACGACGGCTCGACCCTCGCCGGCATCGGCCGGGACAAGGCCGCGCAGATCTGGTACAAGGCGCTGACCACCTACTTCACCTCCACCACCGACTACGCGGGCGCCCGTGCGGCCACCCTCAGCGCGGCGGCGGACCTGTACGGCTCGGACAGCGCGGAGTACAACGCGGTCGCTGCCACCTGGACGGCCGTCAACGTCAACTGA
- a CDS encoding NADPH-dependent F420 reductase codes for MRIGILGTGAMAAALGGAWVRAGHEVVVGGRDPRAAGQLAAVLGASGGGDLATAARFGEAVLVAVPAEAAVPVAAPLAADLAGRALLDCTVPMAPGADGPRLTTAGATDSVAARLAVAAPTARVAKVFGICHESIWTMPRPAFESGAPLGVPYCADDPAAAALVADLIASMACTPVHCGGLDRAGLLEATAVFAVGVWWSGGEARHVLPSPALAPGATDDDDR; via the coding sequence ATGCGGATCGGCATTCTCGGAACGGGCGCGATGGCGGCGGCTCTCGGCGGGGCCTGGGTGCGGGCGGGGCACGAGGTGGTGGTGGGCGGGCGCGACCCGCGGGCGGCCGGGCAACTCGCCGCTGTACTGGGCGCGTCGGGCGGCGGTGATCTCGCGACGGCGGCGAGATTCGGGGAGGCCGTGCTGGTCGCGGTACCGGCCGAGGCGGCGGTGCCGGTGGCCGCGCCGCTGGCGGCCGACCTGGCCGGGCGGGCCCTCCTGGACTGCACCGTGCCCATGGCCCCCGGCGCGGACGGGCCCCGGCTGACCACGGCCGGCGCCACCGACTCCGTCGCCGCGCGGCTCGCCGTGGCGGCTCCGACGGCCCGTGTGGCCAAGGTGTTCGGGATCTGCCACGAGAGCATCTGGACCATGCCGCGGCCGGCCTTCGAGAGCGGCGCACCGCTCGGCGTCCCGTACTGCGCGGACGACCCGGCGGCCGCTGCGCTGGTCGCCGACCTGATCGCGTCCATGGCCTGCACACCAGTGCACTGCGGCGGCCTCGACCGGGCCGGACTGCTGGAGGCGACGGCCGTCTTCGCCGTCGGCGTCTGGTGGTCCGGCGGCGAGGCGCGCCACGTCCTTCCGTCGCCGGCCCTGGCGCCGGGAGCGACGGACGACGATGACAGGTAA
- a CDS encoding winged helix-turn-helix transcriptional regulator: MDIASRTRESDEGDGGYDAEARAEERGAEEYGDLGGAVFAADCRARLAFEVIANRWDSVVVYVLGELGPLRPRALLDRIGGISPKVLNESLRRLEYNGLVEHRRYAEAPPRVDYALTGAGAALIGPIRALGAWSAVHGDAVLAAQETHEKKRGI; this comes from the coding sequence ATGGACATCGCGAGCCGCACGCGCGAGAGCGACGAGGGAGACGGGGGATACGACGCCGAGGCCCGCGCCGAGGAACGCGGAGCCGAGGAGTACGGCGACCTGGGCGGCGCCGTCTTCGCCGCGGACTGCCGCGCCAGGCTGGCCTTCGAGGTGATCGCCAACCGTTGGGACAGCGTGGTGGTCTACGTCCTCGGCGAGCTGGGGCCGCTGCGCCCGCGGGCGCTGCTGGACCGGATCGGCGGGATCAGCCCGAAGGTGCTCAACGAGTCGCTGCGTCGGCTGGAGTACAACGGCCTGGTGGAGCACCGCCGTTACGCGGAGGCGCCGCCGCGGGTCGACTACGCCCTCACCGGGGCGGGTGCCGCCCTGATCGGTCCGATCCGCGCGCTCGGCGCCTGGTCCGCCGTCCACGGCGACGCCGTCCTGGCCGCCCAGGAGACGCACGAGAAGAAAAGGGGGATCTGA
- a CDS encoding ABC transporter substrate-binding protein yields MPSSLSRRTVLGRTALGLAAGLAPGLALAACGTDSRAPSAGSPGGANGGGSGGSGARTVRHARGESAVPARAARVVVLDTDALDSVITLGLAPVGATTVSAGAPLPGYLPAARLAGTKAVGAIGQPSLEAIAALRPDLILSNQVRDDKRYEELSKIAPTVLSKTTGPTWKENVRLHAEALGRQAEAEAADAAYRTKLRELVTALGGPAKAAATRVEMARFLAGAPTRLYLNDTFVGSLFKDLGLGRPANQDKPGFSIEISPEQVDQAAADVIFYSLYGDAAKSDQGKITEGALWKDLDAVRNGRVFRVDDNLWMLGIGYTGAGLILDEIRKDLATTDDR; encoded by the coding sequence ATGCCCAGCTCCCTCAGCCGCCGCACCGTACTCGGCCGCACCGCACTCGGCCTCGCCGCCGGGCTCGCCCCGGGCCTCGCGCTCGCAGCCTGCGGGACCGACTCCCGTGCGCCGAGCGCCGGTTCGCCGGGAGGCGCCAACGGCGGCGGCAGCGGCGGCAGCGGCGCCCGAACGGTCCGGCACGCGCGCGGCGAGAGCGCCGTACCGGCCCGGGCGGCCCGGGTGGTGGTGCTGGACACCGACGCGCTGGACTCGGTGATCACCCTCGGCCTCGCCCCGGTCGGCGCCACCACCGTCAGCGCGGGCGCGCCCCTCCCCGGCTACCTCCCCGCCGCTCGACTGGCCGGGACGAAGGCCGTCGGCGCGATCGGCCAGCCCAGCCTGGAGGCGATCGCGGCGCTGCGGCCGGACCTGATCCTCAGCAACCAGGTCCGCGACGACAAGCGGTACGAGGAGCTGTCCAAGATCGCGCCGACCGTGCTCTCCAAGACCACCGGGCCGACCTGGAAGGAGAACGTCCGGCTGCACGCCGAGGCGCTCGGCCGCCAGGCGGAGGCCGAGGCGGCGGACGCGGCGTACCGGACGAAGCTGCGCGAGCTGGTCACCGCGCTCGGCGGGCCCGCCAAGGCCGCCGCCACCCGGGTCGAGATGGCCCGCTTCCTGGCGGGCGCGCCGACCCGGCTCTACCTCAACGACACCTTCGTCGGCTCACTGTTCAAGGACCTCGGGCTCGGCCGGCCCGCCAACCAGGACAAGCCCGGATTCTCGATCGAGATCAGCCCGGAGCAGGTCGACCAGGCGGCGGCCGACGTCATCTTCTACTCGCTGTACGGGGACGCCGCCAAGTCCGACCAGGGGAAGATCACCGAAGGCGCCCTGTGGAAGGACCTGGACGCTGTCCGCAACGGGCGGGTGTTCCGGGTGGACGACAACCTGTGGATGCTCGGCATCGGCTACACCGGGGCCGGTCTGATTCTGGATGAGATCCGGAAGGACCTGGCGACGACCGATGACAGATGA